The Planctomycetota bacterium genomic sequence CGACGGTCTTGGTGAAGCCATGCAGGGCCGACTTGCTCGCGGCGTAGTTGGCCTGGCCGGCGTTGCCGAGCACGCCGCTGACGCTGCCGATGTTGATGATTCGGCCCTGCTTGCTCCGCATGAGCTGCCGGGCCGCGGCCTTGGTGGCGACGAAGACGCTCTTGAGGTTCGTCTGGAGCACTTCGTCGAACTGCTCATCGGTCATGCGGAGCAGCAGCGTGTCGCGCGTGATGCCGGCGTTGTTGACCAAGACGTCGAGGCGCCCGTGCTCCTTGGCGACGGCGTCGATGCCGGATCGGATCGATTCGGCGTCGCCGACGTCCATCGAGACCGCCGATGCCG encodes the following:
- a CDS encoding SDR family oxidoreductase; translation: ASAVSMDVGDAESIRSGIDAVAKEHGRLDVLVNNAGITRDTLLLRMTDEQFDEVLQTNLKSVFVATKAAARQLMRSKQGRIINIGSVSGVLGNAGQANYAASKSALHGFTKTVAREFAGKGVTANVIAPGFVTTDMTDALDDKIKESVVGQIPLGRFGQVDEIAAAVSYLASPAGAYVTGQILCVDGGMAM